In Aequorivita sp. H23M31, a single window of DNA contains:
- a CDS encoding SusC/RagA family TonB-linked outer membrane protein, with amino-acid sequence MKTKFNGILTLLLVFIVQLTFAQEKTISGAVTDDNGLPLPGVNIIIKGTTTGTQSDFDGNYSIDASVGQTLVYSYVGFETQEVAVGTSNTINVSMKAGSALEEVVVTALGVSREKQSLGYSTQEVEGEDISTVKSGNFTNALSGKVSGLQIRRNNNFGGSTNVVIRGNTSLTGDNQALFVVDGVPISNRNTNSSAQGQASGGYYDYGNAAADINPDDIESVNVLKGAAASALYGSRAANGVIIITTKKGKKTKGMGVTINSNAQVGFIDKSTFADYQQQYGGGYGAFYGANEDSYFFDDDVNGDGVPDVVYPYTEDASYGAPFDPNLMVYMPGSFDPESPNYLQKSPWVAAKNGPITFFNSPVTFTNSISISNGLENGSYRMSYTKLDQKGLMPNSQLDRHNFVFSGTYDVNDKFTVSGFANYIKTDALGRNSTGYNDNVVGMMKQWFQTNVDLQQQKDIYFATGRNVSWNPASSEPGAPPIFWDNPYWTRYENYQNDGRSRFIGNFDLTYKLADWVSVTGRVSTDAYNEYQEERRAIGSVATPFGVARGNVDSGYLRRDITAYETNYDLMFNFNTNISENLSFAGILGSNIRRSEFNSLTSSTSGGLIFPNLYSLQNSRGELPKPVEQAEKIGVDGVYASASFGFANTVYLDGTIRRDHFSTLPVDESAFYYPSVSTSFVFSKLLEVDAITFGKLRLNYAEVGNGAPFDRLSNRKYNFNNDIGTSVPITANNPNLKPERTKSYEAGLEMRFAHNRVGFDVAYYKSNSIDQIVTAPVSAATGYTGKLLNAGEIENKGIEVSLNATPIKTDDFNWSFTVNFAKNKSLVLELPEGVEAIQLGRFQGGVSINAVKGQPYGVIYGKDYLYHENGQRLVDEDGYYMTTSTSNNIIGDVNPDWIGGFSNTLTYKSWAFNFLIDVQQGGSLFSLDQYYGENTGLYANTAYINDLGNPVRNPLSEGGGFINPGVHEDGSPNTTRVDANVESPFGYATYPQSEFVYDASYVKLRQVSLTYTLPSRFLDNTFMTGLQFSLIGSNLWIISKNIPYADPEAGLTSGNLQGYVTGSLPTTQDYGFNIKAQF; translated from the coding sequence ATGAAAACAAAGTTTAATGGAATTTTAACACTTTTGCTAGTGTTCATTGTGCAGCTCACTTTTGCACAGGAGAAAACGATTTCAGGTGCGGTGACGGATGATAATGGTCTGCCGCTTCCTGGAGTAAACATAATTATAAAAGGAACGACTACTGGAACACAATCAGACTTTGATGGGAATTACTCTATCGATGCAAGCGTGGGCCAGACACTTGTTTATAGTTATGTAGGTTTCGAGACCCAAGAAGTCGCGGTTGGTACGTCAAATACTATAAACGTTTCAATGAAGGCAGGTTCTGCTTTGGAAGAGGTAGTGGTAACCGCCCTTGGTGTTTCTCGTGAAAAACAATCCTTGGGTTATTCCACACAAGAGGTTGAGGGGGAAGACATTTCTACCGTAAAAAGTGGAAACTTTACCAATGCCCTTTCCGGAAAAGTTTCGGGGCTTCAAATTAGGCGAAATAATAACTTTGGGGGTTCAACCAACGTGGTTATTAGAGGTAACACTTCTTTAACAGGAGATAACCAAGCTTTGTTTGTTGTGGATGGTGTGCCAATCAGTAACCGTAATACAAACTCTTCTGCGCAAGGTCAAGCTTCCGGAGGATACTATGATTATGGTAACGCTGCCGCCGATATCAATCCAGATGATATTGAATCTGTTAACGTGCTTAAAGGTGCTGCTGCATCTGCACTTTATGGTTCTCGCGCTGCAAACGGTGTTATTATCATTACAACCAAAAAAGGAAAGAAAACAAAAGGTATGGGAGTTACAATCAACTCGAATGCACAAGTTGGTTTTATCGATAAAAGTACCTTTGCCGACTATCAGCAACAATATGGTGGGGGCTACGGTGCATTTTATGGCGCTAATGAAGATTCCTATTTCTTTGATGATGACGTAAATGGAGATGGTGTGCCAGATGTGGTTTACCCTTACACGGAGGATGCTTCTTATGGAGCTCCATTCGATCCAAATTTAATGGTGTATATGCCAGGATCTTTTGACCCAGAGTCACCAAATTATTTACAAAAAAGTCCTTGGGTAGCTGCTAAGAATGGTCCAATTACCTTCTTTAATTCGCCAGTTACTTTTACCAATTCTATCTCCATTTCAAATGGTCTGGAAAATGGATCTTATAGAATGTCTTACACCAAATTGGATCAGAAAGGGTTAATGCCAAACAGTCAATTGGACCGTCACAATTTTGTTTTTAGCGGAACTTATGACGTGAATGATAAATTTACTGTAAGTGGATTTGCCAATTACATTAAAACTGATGCATTAGGACGTAACTCTACTGGTTATAACGATAACGTGGTGGGTATGATGAAACAATGGTTTCAAACAAACGTCGACCTTCAGCAGCAAAAAGATATTTATTTTGCTACAGGAAGAAACGTATCTTGGAACCCTGCCTCCTCAGAGCCAGGAGCACCTCCAATTTTCTGGGATAACCCTTATTGGACAAGATATGAGAACTACCAAAATGATGGACGTAGCCGTTTTATCGGAAACTTCGATTTAACTTACAAACTTGCCGACTGGGTTAGTGTAACAGGTAGAGTATCTACAGACGCCTATAACGAATACCAAGAAGAGCGTAGAGCAATAGGATCAGTAGCAACTCCATTTGGTGTAGCTCGTGGAAATGTGGATTCTGGTTATTTAAGAAGAGATATTACTGCTTACGAAACCAATTATGATTTGATGTTTAACTTTAATACCAACATTTCTGAAAATCTTAGTTTTGCAGGTATCTTAGGATCAAACATCCGTAGAAGTGAGTTTAATTCCTTGACTTCCTCTACATCTGGAGGGTTGATTTTCCCTAATCTATATTCCTTGCAAAATAGTAGAGGAGAGCTACCTAAGCCGGTTGAACAAGCGGAGAAAATTGGAGTGGACGGAGTATATGCAAGTGCTTCTTTCGGATTTGCCAATACTGTTTACCTAGACGGAACTATTAGAAGAGATCATTTCTCAACTTTACCAGTTGATGAAAGTGCTTTCTATTATCCATCTGTTTCTACCAGTTTTGTATTTAGTAAGCTTCTTGAGGTAGACGCTATTACATTCGGTAAGCTACGCTTGAACTATGCGGAAGTTGGAAACGGTGCTCCATTTGACAGATTGTCCAATAGAAAATACAACTTCAATAATGACATTGGAACATCAGTGCCGATTACTGCGAATAACCCAAATCTGAAGCCTGAAAGAACCAAGAGTTATGAAGCTGGTCTTGAAATGCGATTTGCACATAACCGCGTTGGTTTTGACGTAGCATACTATAAGTCTAATTCTATCGATCAGATCGTTACTGCACCAGTATCAGCTGCAACTGGATATACTGGAAAATTGTTGAACGCTGGAGAGATTGAAAATAAAGGTATAGAGGTTTCTTTAAATGCAACTCCGATCAAAACGGATGATTTTAACTGGAGCTTTACCGTAAACTTTGCCAAGAATAAGAGTTTGGTGTTAGAGTTACCTGAGGGAGTAGAAGCAATCCAGCTTGGAAGATTCCAGGGAGGTGTTTCTATTAATGCCGTAAAAGGGCAACCTTATGGTGTAATTTACGGAAAGGATTATTTATACCACGAAAATGGTCAGCGTTTGGTAGATGAGGACGGTTATTATATGACTACTTCAACATCAAACAATATTATTGGAGATGTAAACCCTGATTGGATTGGAGGTTTTTCTAACACTCTAACTTATAAGAGCTGGGCTTTTAATTTCTTGATAGATGTTCAACAAGGTGGAAGTCTTTTCTCTCTTGACCAATACTACGGTGAGAATACCGGACTTTATGCAAATACGGCCTATATCAACGACTTAGGAAATCCAGTAAGAAACCCACTTTCTGAAGGTGGTGGATTTATTAACCCTGGAGTACACGAAGACGGATCCCCAAATACCACAAGGGTTGATGCCAACGTGGAAAGTCCATTTGGTTATGCAACTTATCCTCAGTCTGAATTTGTTTACGATGCTAGCTATGTTAAACTTCGTCAGGTATCGCTTACTTATACTTTGCCATCAAGATTTTTGGATAACACCTTTATGACTGGTTTACAGTTTAGCCTAATTGGATCTAACCTTTGGATTATTTCTAAGAATATTCCATATGCTGATCCTGAAGCTGGATTGACTTCTGGTAACCTTCAAGGATACGTAACAGGATCTTTGCCAACTACCCAAGATTACGGGTTCAATATTAAAGCACAATTTTAA
- a CDS encoding IS4 family transposase — MNKSKNFSGQPIIKQVLNFLDAKDIYRTAKKHNSDRYTKKFTTYDHLVTMIFAVISGCNSLREVTSIMLACEGKINHLGLRDFPKRSTLSDANKRRSAEVFADIYSGLYKRYHRFLSDSRTREPAIKGLKIVDSSTIALFSDILRGVGRNPLNGKKKGGIKMHTMINAMEDVPCLIKFSDAATHDHTFLKELDLKKGSYVVFDKGYVDYQQYEQWTLDGIYFVTRQKSNARYTSLEEFDIPDNVDDAVLKDEKITLADKEGNEFHLRRIAFWHQEKGKVYEFITNNYEVEADRITDIYKNRWQIETMFKRLKQNFPLKYFLGDNQNAIEIQIWVSLIIQLIMLVIQRKAQRSWAYSNMVSVIRYHLMTYIDLFKFLKNPDSKWEEITTKNIGQLSFFDP, encoded by the coding sequence ATGAACAAAAGTAAAAATTTCAGTGGACAACCTATTATCAAACAGGTTTTAAACTTCCTTGACGCCAAAGATATTTATCGGACAGCAAAGAAGCACAACAGCGACAGGTACACCAAAAAGTTCACGACCTATGATCACTTGGTTACGATGATATTCGCCGTTATCAGTGGCTGCAACTCACTTCGCGAAGTAACAAGCATAATGCTGGCGTGCGAGGGCAAGATCAACCATTTAGGGCTACGGGACTTTCCAAAACGCAGTACGTTGTCCGATGCCAACAAAAGAAGAAGTGCAGAGGTCTTTGCTGATATTTACTCTGGTCTCTATAAACGTTACCACCGGTTTTTATCGGACAGCAGAACCAGGGAGCCCGCCATAAAAGGCCTCAAAATAGTCGATTCCTCGACAATAGCGCTCTTTAGCGACATATTGAGGGGTGTTGGCCGGAACCCGCTCAACGGCAAGAAGAAGGGCGGGATAAAAATGCACACGATGATCAACGCCATGGAGGATGTTCCTTGTCTGATAAAATTTTCAGATGCCGCGACGCACGATCATACGTTTTTGAAAGAACTCGATCTAAAGAAGGGTTCCTATGTTGTCTTTGACAAAGGATACGTAGATTATCAGCAATACGAGCAATGGACGTTGGATGGCATCTACTTTGTGACCAGGCAAAAGAGCAATGCACGCTATACGAGCCTTGAAGAGTTTGATATTCCGGACAACGTGGACGATGCTGTCCTAAAGGATGAAAAAATAACGCTTGCCGATAAGGAAGGCAACGAATTCCACCTACGGCGGATAGCCTTTTGGCACCAGGAGAAGGGCAAGGTATATGAGTTCATCACCAACAACTATGAAGTGGAGGCCGACAGGATCACTGATATCTACAAAAATCGCTGGCAGATAGAGACCATGTTCAAACGCCTAAAACAGAACTTTCCCCTCAAATACTTTCTGGGCGACAACCAAAATGCAATAGAGATACAGATCTGGGTCAGTCTGATCATTCAACTCATAATGCTGGTAATACAAAGAAAGGCGCAGAGAAGTTGGGCATATTCAAATATGGTGTCTGTAATACGCTACCATTTGATGACCTACATCGATCTGTTCAAGTTCCTGAAAAACCCAGACTCCAAATGGGAAGAAATCACCACAAAAAACATTGGCCAATTGAGCTTTTTCGATCCTTAG
- a CDS encoding four-helix bundle copper-binding protein yields the protein MRNEKLIHALGNCINHCNYCADACLDEENVKMMVPCIRTDRACAEVCSSLNQLLALNFSEVSDLVKYCAKICDMCADECGKHDAQHCKDCAEACRKCAEECRNYAA from the coding sequence ATGAGAAACGAGAAACTAATACACGCCCTTGGAAATTGCATCAATCACTGTAATTATTGTGCTGATGCATGTTTAGATGAAGAAAATGTAAAAATGATGGTTCCTTGCATCCGTACAGACAGAGCTTGCGCGGAAGTATGCAGTTCATTAAATCAATTATTGGCTCTGAATTTTTCCGAAGTATCCGATCTTGTAAAATATTGTGCAAAAATCTGTGATATGTGTGCGGACGAATGTGGGAAGCATGATGCACAGCACTGTAAGGATTGTGCAGAAGCTTGCAGAAAATGTGCTGAGGAATGTAGGAATTATGCTGCTTAA
- a CDS encoding heavy-metal-associated domain-containing protein: protein MKNLLLIIGVMLLSITGFSQNKNAHASIEVDGVCGMCKERIEKASIKAKGVKSAEWNVETHELKLIYNEGRTDLAQIQQSIADSGHDTQDIKAKDEIYNGIDDCCKYRDPQVVEDHKDGGH from the coding sequence ATGAAAAATTTATTATTAATTATTGGAGTAATGCTATTAAGCATCACTGGATTTTCCCAGAACAAGAATGCCCACGCTTCCATTGAGGTAGATGGCGTTTGTGGAATGTGCAAAGAGCGCATTGAAAAAGCTTCAATTAAAGCGAAAGGAGTAAAGTCTGCCGAATGGAACGTGGAAACGCACGAACTAAAGCTGATTTACAATGAAGGAAGAACGGATTTAGCTCAAATTCAACAAAGCATTGCGGATAGCGGCCACGACACTCAGGATATTAAAGCTAAGGATGAGATTTACAATGGAATTGATGACTGTTGTAAATATCGAGATCCGCAAGTAGTGGAAGATCATAAGGACGGCGGACATTAA